From Bombyx mori chromosome 10, ASM3026992v2, a single genomic window includes:
- the LOC101744450 gene encoding armadillo segment polarity protein isoform X4, with product MSYQIPSSQSRTMSHSSYVASDVPMAPNKEQQTLMWQQNSYLVDSGINSGAATQVPSLTGKEDDEMEGDQLMFDLDQGFAQGFTQEQVDDMNQQLSQTRSQRVRAAMFPETLEEGIEIPSTQLDPAQPTAVQRLAEPSQMLKHAVVNLINYQDDADLATRAIPELIKLLNDEDQVVVSQAAMMVHQLSKKEASRHAIMNSPQMVAALVRAISNSNDLETTKGAVGTLHNLSHHRQGLLAIFKSGGIPALVKLLSSPVEAVLFYAITTLHNLLLHQDGSKMAVRLAGGLQKMVALLQRNNVKFLAIVTDCLQILAYGNQESKLIILASQGPIELVRIMRSYDYEKLLWTTSRVLKVLSVCSSNKPAIVEAGGMQALAMHLGNPSGRLVQNCLWTLRNLSDAATKQVEGLEALLQSLVQVLASTDVNIVTCAAGILSNLTCNNQRNKMTVCQVGGVDALVRTVVSAGDREEITEPAICALRHLTSRHDDSEMAQNAVRLHYGLPVIVKLLQPPSRWPLVKAVVGLVRNLALCSANYAPLREHGAVHHLVRLLMRAYNDTQRQRSSSGGGANTAYADGVRMEEIVEGAVGALHILAKESHNRQLIRQQNVIPIFVQLLFNEIENIQRVAAGVLCELAVEKEGAEMIEAEGATAPLTELLHSRNEGVATYAAAVLFRMSEDKPHDYKKRLSMELTNSLFRDDHQMWSNDLPIQSDIQLNPGSIYH from the exons ATGAGTTATCAAATTCCATCATCGCAAAGTCGCACAA TGTCGCACAGCAGCTATGTTGCTTCTGATGTGCCAATGGCACCAAACAAAGAGCAGCAGACATTGATGTGGCAGCAAAACTCCTATTTAGTGGACTCTGGAATCAACTCTGGAGCTGCTACCCAG GTTCCATCACTAACTGGCAAGGAAGATGATGAGATGGAAGGTGACCAACTTATGTTTGACCTTGATCAGGGTTTTGCTCAGGGATTCACTCAAGAACAAGTTGATG ATATGAATCAACAGCTTTCTCAAACTAGATCTCAAAGAGTCCGTGCGGCTATGTTTCCTGAAACGCTGGAGGAAGGAATTGAAATTCCATCGACACAGCTGGATCCCGCTCAACCAACTGCTGTCCAGCGTTTAGCTGAACCTTCCCAGATGTTAAAGCATGCTGTGGTGAACCTCATCAATTATCAAGATGATGCTGATTTAGCTACCAg AGCTATTCCAGAGTTGATAAAGCTACTGAATGATGAAGATCAAGTAGTAGTATCCCAAGCTGCCATGATGGTGCATCAGCTCTCTAAGAAGGAAGCATCGCGTCACGCCATTATGAACTCGCCACAAATGGTGGCTGCGTTGGTTCGCGCAATTTCCAACAGCAATGATCTAGAAACTACTAAGGGGGCAGTTGGCACCTTACACAATTTATCTCACCATCGTCAAGGTCTGCTTGCCATCTTCAAGAGTGGTGGAATTCCAGCATTAGTGAAACTACTCAGCTCTCCAGTTGAAGCTGTGCTCTTTTATGCTATTACAACACTGCATAACCTATTGTTGCATCAAGACGGTTCAAAGATGGCTGTTCGTCTAGCTGGAGGTCTACAAAAAATGGTGGCATTACTACAAAGGAACAATGTCAAGTTCCTAGCTATTGTGACTGACTGCCTTCAGATTTTGGCCTATGGGAATCAAGAATCGAAATTGATTATTCTAGCATCTCAGGGCCCAATCGAATTAGTTCGCATTATGCGTTCTTACGATTACGAAAAGTTGCTGTGGACAACTTCGAGAGTTCTTAAG GTATTATCGGTATGCTCAAGCAACAAGCCAGCTATAGTGGAAGCTGGTGGCATGCAAGCTCTGGCCATGCATCTAGGCAACCCGAGCGGCCGTCTCGTCCAGAACTGCCTTTGGACTCTGAGGAATCTGTCTGATGCTGCTACCAAA cAGGTGGAAGGCCTGGAGGCATTGCTGCAAAGCCTCGTGCAAGTTCTAGCTTCGACTGATGTCAACATCGTGACCTGTGCTGCTGGAATTCTCTCCAACTTGACTTGCAACAACCAACGCAATAAG ATGACGGTATGCCAGGTGGGCGGCGTGGACGCGCTGGTCCGCACGGTGGTGTCGGCCGGGGACCGCGAGGAGATCACGGAGCCCGCCATCTGTGCGCTGCGACACCTCACCTCCAGGCATGACGACAGTGAGATGGCGCAGAATGCAGTACGCCTGCATTATGGATTGCCG GTGATAGTGAAGCTGCTACAGCCTCCTTCTCGCTGGCCTCTAGTGAAGGCCGTCGTGGGCTTGGTACGCAACCTGGCGCTCTGCTCCGCCAACTACGCTCCGTTGCGGGAACATGGCGCCGTTCATCATCTGGTGCGCCTGCTGATGCGTGCCTACAACGACACCCAGAGA CAACGCAGCTCTTCGGGCGGTGGAGCCAATACTGCTTACGCTGACGGCGTTCGTATGGAGGAGATCGTGGAAGGCGCCGTTGGAGCCTTGCATATTTTAGCCAAAGAAAGCCACAACAGACAACTTATCCGACAGCAGAACGTCATTCCGATATTCGTGCAACTGTTGTTCAATGAGATTGAAAATATTCAG CGCGTTGCCGCCGGCGTGCTCTGTGAATTGGCCGTAGAGAAAGAAGGAGCAGAAATGATCGAAGCCGAAGGGGCAACCGCTCCGCTCACTGAATTGCTGCATTCAAGAAATGAAG GGGTCGCCACGTACGCTGCAGCCGTTCTGTTCCGCATGTCCGAAGACAAGCCCCACGATTACAAGAAGAGACTCTCTATGGAATTGACTAATTCGTTGTTCCGCGACGATCACCAGATGTGGTCCAATGACCTTCCGATACAATCCGATATACAG CTTAACCCGGGATCTATTTATCATTAA
- the LOC101744450 gene encoding armadillo segment polarity protein isoform X2 — translation MSYQIPSSQSRTMSHSSYVASDVPMAPNKEQQTLMWQQNSYLVDSGINSGAATQVPSLTGKEDDEMEGDQLMFDLDQGFAQGFTQEQVDDMNQQLSQTRSQRVRAAMFPETLEEGIEIPSTQLDPAQPTAVQRLAEPSQMLKHAVVNLINYQDDADLATRAIPELIKLLNDEDQVVVSQAAMMVHQLSKKEASRHAIMNSPQMVAALVRAISNSNDLETTKGAVGTLHNLSHHRQGLLAIFKSGGIPALVKLLSSPVEAVLFYAITTLHNLLLHQDGSKMAVRLAGGLQKMVALLQRNNVKFLAIVTDCLQILAYGNQESKLIILASQGPIELVRIMRSYDYEKLLWTTSRVLKVLSVCSSNKPAIVEAGGMQALAMHLGNPSGRLVQNCLWTLRNLSDAATKVEGLEALLQSLVQVLASTDVNIVTCAAGILSNLTCNNQRNKMTVCQVGGVDALVRTVVSAGDREEITEPAICALRHLTSRHDDSEMAQNAVRLHYGLPVIVKLLQPPSRWPLVKAVVGLVRNLALCSANYAPLREHGAVHHLVRLLMRAYNDTQRQRSSSGGGANTAYADGVRMEEIVEGAVGALHILAKESHNRQLIRQQNVIPIFVQLLFNEIENIQRVAAGVLCELAVEKEGAEMIEAEGATAPLTELLHSRNEGVATYAAAVLFRMSEDKPHDYKKRLSMELTNSLFRDDHQMWSNDLPIQSDIQDMLGPEQGYEGLYGTRPSFHQQGYDQIPIDSMQGLEIGSGFGMDMDIGEAEGAGAASADLAFPEPPHDNNNVAAWYDTDL, via the exons ATGAGTTATCAAATTCCATCATCGCAAAGTCGCACAA TGTCGCACAGCAGCTATGTTGCTTCTGATGTGCCAATGGCACCAAACAAAGAGCAGCAGACATTGATGTGGCAGCAAAACTCCTATTTAGTGGACTCTGGAATCAACTCTGGAGCTGCTACCCAG GTTCCATCACTAACTGGCAAGGAAGATGATGAGATGGAAGGTGACCAACTTATGTTTGACCTTGATCAGGGTTTTGCTCAGGGATTCACTCAAGAACAAGTTGATG ATATGAATCAACAGCTTTCTCAAACTAGATCTCAAAGAGTCCGTGCGGCTATGTTTCCTGAAACGCTGGAGGAAGGAATTGAAATTCCATCGACACAGCTGGATCCCGCTCAACCAACTGCTGTCCAGCGTTTAGCTGAACCTTCCCAGATGTTAAAGCATGCTGTGGTGAACCTCATCAATTATCAAGATGATGCTGATTTAGCTACCAg AGCTATTCCAGAGTTGATAAAGCTACTGAATGATGAAGATCAAGTAGTAGTATCCCAAGCTGCCATGATGGTGCATCAGCTCTCTAAGAAGGAAGCATCGCGTCACGCCATTATGAACTCGCCACAAATGGTGGCTGCGTTGGTTCGCGCAATTTCCAACAGCAATGATCTAGAAACTACTAAGGGGGCAGTTGGCACCTTACACAATTTATCTCACCATCGTCAAGGTCTGCTTGCCATCTTCAAGAGTGGTGGAATTCCAGCATTAGTGAAACTACTCAGCTCTCCAGTTGAAGCTGTGCTCTTTTATGCTATTACAACACTGCATAACCTATTGTTGCATCAAGACGGTTCAAAGATGGCTGTTCGTCTAGCTGGAGGTCTACAAAAAATGGTGGCATTACTACAAAGGAACAATGTCAAGTTCCTAGCTATTGTGACTGACTGCCTTCAGATTTTGGCCTATGGGAATCAAGAATCGAAATTGATTATTCTAGCATCTCAGGGCCCAATCGAATTAGTTCGCATTATGCGTTCTTACGATTACGAAAAGTTGCTGTGGACAACTTCGAGAGTTCTTAAG GTATTATCGGTATGCTCAAGCAACAAGCCAGCTATAGTGGAAGCTGGTGGCATGCAAGCTCTGGCCATGCATCTAGGCAACCCGAGCGGCCGTCTCGTCCAGAACTGCCTTTGGACTCTGAGGAATCTGTCTGATGCTGCTACCAAA GTGGAAGGCCTGGAGGCATTGCTGCAAAGCCTCGTGCAAGTTCTAGCTTCGACTGATGTCAACATCGTGACCTGTGCTGCTGGAATTCTCTCCAACTTGACTTGCAACAACCAACGCAATAAG ATGACGGTATGCCAGGTGGGCGGCGTGGACGCGCTGGTCCGCACGGTGGTGTCGGCCGGGGACCGCGAGGAGATCACGGAGCCCGCCATCTGTGCGCTGCGACACCTCACCTCCAGGCATGACGACAGTGAGATGGCGCAGAATGCAGTACGCCTGCATTATGGATTGCCG GTGATAGTGAAGCTGCTACAGCCTCCTTCTCGCTGGCCTCTAGTGAAGGCCGTCGTGGGCTTGGTACGCAACCTGGCGCTCTGCTCCGCCAACTACGCTCCGTTGCGGGAACATGGCGCCGTTCATCATCTGGTGCGCCTGCTGATGCGTGCCTACAACGACACCCAGAGA CAACGCAGCTCTTCGGGCGGTGGAGCCAATACTGCTTACGCTGACGGCGTTCGTATGGAGGAGATCGTGGAAGGCGCCGTTGGAGCCTTGCATATTTTAGCCAAAGAAAGCCACAACAGACAACTTATCCGACAGCAGAACGTCATTCCGATATTCGTGCAACTGTTGTTCAATGAGATTGAAAATATTCAG CGCGTTGCCGCCGGCGTGCTCTGTGAATTGGCCGTAGAGAAAGAAGGAGCAGAAATGATCGAAGCCGAAGGGGCAACCGCTCCGCTCACTGAATTGCTGCATTCAAGAAATGAAG GGGTCGCCACGTACGCTGCAGCCGTTCTGTTCCGCATGTCCGAAGACAAGCCCCACGATTACAAGAAGAGACTCTCTATGGAATTGACTAATTCGTTGTTCCGCGACGATCACCAGATGTGGTCCAATGACCTTCCGATACAATCCGATATACAG GACATGCTCGGGCCAGAGCAGGGTTACGAGGGCCTGTATGGGACCAGACCATCCTTTCACCAACAAG GCTACGATCAAATACCGATAGATTCGATGCAGGGGCTTGAGATCGGTAGCGGTTTTGGTATGGACATGGACATTGGCGAGGCGGAAGGCGCGGGCGCGGCGTCAGCTGACCTGGCCTTCCCCGAGCCACCCCACGACAACAACAATGTGGCAGCCTGGTACGACACAGACCTTTAA
- the LOC101744450 gene encoding armadillo segment polarity protein isoform X3 produces MSYQIPSSQSRTMSHSSYVASDVPMAPNKEQQTLMWQQNSYLVDSGINSGAATQVPSLTGKEDDEMEGDQLMFDLDQGFAQGFTQEQVDDMNQQLSQTRSQRVRAAMFPETLEEGIEIPSTQLDPAQPTAVQRLAEPSQMLKHAVVNLINYQDDADLATRAIPELIKLLNDEDQVVVSQAAMMVHQLSKKEASRHAIMNSPQMVAALVRAISNSNDLETTKGAVGTLHNLSHHRQGLLAIFKSGGIPALVKLLSSPVEAVLFYAITTLHNLLLHQDGSKMAVRLAGGLQKMVALLQRNNVKFLAIVTDCLQILAYGNQESKLIILASQGPIELVRIMRSYDYEKLLWTTSRVLKVLSVCSSNKPAIVEAGGMQALAMHLGNPSGRLVQNCLWTLRNLSDAATKQVEGLEALLQSLVQVLASTDVNIVTCAAGILSNLTCNNQRNKMTVCQVGGVDALVRTVVSAGDREEITEPAICALRHLTSRHDDSEMAQNAVRLHYGLPVIVKLLQPPSRWPLVKAVVGLVRNLALCSANYAPLREHGAVHHLVRLLMRAYNDTQRQRSSSGGGANTAYADGVRMEEIVEGAVGALHILAKESHNRQLIRQQNVIPIFVQLLFNEIENIQRVAAGVLCELAVEKEGAEMIEAEGATAPLTELLHSRNEGVATYAAAVLFRMSEDKPHDYKKRLSMELTNSLFRDDHQMWSNDLPIQSDIQDMLGPEQGYEGLYGTRPSFHQQA; encoded by the exons ATGAGTTATCAAATTCCATCATCGCAAAGTCGCACAA TGTCGCACAGCAGCTATGTTGCTTCTGATGTGCCAATGGCACCAAACAAAGAGCAGCAGACATTGATGTGGCAGCAAAACTCCTATTTAGTGGACTCTGGAATCAACTCTGGAGCTGCTACCCAG GTTCCATCACTAACTGGCAAGGAAGATGATGAGATGGAAGGTGACCAACTTATGTTTGACCTTGATCAGGGTTTTGCTCAGGGATTCACTCAAGAACAAGTTGATG ATATGAATCAACAGCTTTCTCAAACTAGATCTCAAAGAGTCCGTGCGGCTATGTTTCCTGAAACGCTGGAGGAAGGAATTGAAATTCCATCGACACAGCTGGATCCCGCTCAACCAACTGCTGTCCAGCGTTTAGCTGAACCTTCCCAGATGTTAAAGCATGCTGTGGTGAACCTCATCAATTATCAAGATGATGCTGATTTAGCTACCAg AGCTATTCCAGAGTTGATAAAGCTACTGAATGATGAAGATCAAGTAGTAGTATCCCAAGCTGCCATGATGGTGCATCAGCTCTCTAAGAAGGAAGCATCGCGTCACGCCATTATGAACTCGCCACAAATGGTGGCTGCGTTGGTTCGCGCAATTTCCAACAGCAATGATCTAGAAACTACTAAGGGGGCAGTTGGCACCTTACACAATTTATCTCACCATCGTCAAGGTCTGCTTGCCATCTTCAAGAGTGGTGGAATTCCAGCATTAGTGAAACTACTCAGCTCTCCAGTTGAAGCTGTGCTCTTTTATGCTATTACAACACTGCATAACCTATTGTTGCATCAAGACGGTTCAAAGATGGCTGTTCGTCTAGCTGGAGGTCTACAAAAAATGGTGGCATTACTACAAAGGAACAATGTCAAGTTCCTAGCTATTGTGACTGACTGCCTTCAGATTTTGGCCTATGGGAATCAAGAATCGAAATTGATTATTCTAGCATCTCAGGGCCCAATCGAATTAGTTCGCATTATGCGTTCTTACGATTACGAAAAGTTGCTGTGGACAACTTCGAGAGTTCTTAAG GTATTATCGGTATGCTCAAGCAACAAGCCAGCTATAGTGGAAGCTGGTGGCATGCAAGCTCTGGCCATGCATCTAGGCAACCCGAGCGGCCGTCTCGTCCAGAACTGCCTTTGGACTCTGAGGAATCTGTCTGATGCTGCTACCAAA cAGGTGGAAGGCCTGGAGGCATTGCTGCAAAGCCTCGTGCAAGTTCTAGCTTCGACTGATGTCAACATCGTGACCTGTGCTGCTGGAATTCTCTCCAACTTGACTTGCAACAACCAACGCAATAAG ATGACGGTATGCCAGGTGGGCGGCGTGGACGCGCTGGTCCGCACGGTGGTGTCGGCCGGGGACCGCGAGGAGATCACGGAGCCCGCCATCTGTGCGCTGCGACACCTCACCTCCAGGCATGACGACAGTGAGATGGCGCAGAATGCAGTACGCCTGCATTATGGATTGCCG GTGATAGTGAAGCTGCTACAGCCTCCTTCTCGCTGGCCTCTAGTGAAGGCCGTCGTGGGCTTGGTACGCAACCTGGCGCTCTGCTCCGCCAACTACGCTCCGTTGCGGGAACATGGCGCCGTTCATCATCTGGTGCGCCTGCTGATGCGTGCCTACAACGACACCCAGAGA CAACGCAGCTCTTCGGGCGGTGGAGCCAATACTGCTTACGCTGACGGCGTTCGTATGGAGGAGATCGTGGAAGGCGCCGTTGGAGCCTTGCATATTTTAGCCAAAGAAAGCCACAACAGACAACTTATCCGACAGCAGAACGTCATTCCGATATTCGTGCAACTGTTGTTCAATGAGATTGAAAATATTCAG CGCGTTGCCGCCGGCGTGCTCTGTGAATTGGCCGTAGAGAAAGAAGGAGCAGAAATGATCGAAGCCGAAGGGGCAACCGCTCCGCTCACTGAATTGCTGCATTCAAGAAATGAAG GGGTCGCCACGTACGCTGCAGCCGTTCTGTTCCGCATGTCCGAAGACAAGCCCCACGATTACAAGAAGAGACTCTCTATGGAATTGACTAATTCGTTGTTCCGCGACGATCACCAGATGTGGTCCAATGACCTTCCGATACAATCCGATATACAG GACATGCTCGGGCCAGAGCAGGGTTACGAGGGCCTGTATGGGACCAGACCATCCTTTCACCAACAAG CTTAA
- the LOC101744450 gene encoding armadillo segment polarity protein isoform X1, translated as MSYQIPSSQSRTMSHSSYVASDVPMAPNKEQQTLMWQQNSYLVDSGINSGAATQVPSLTGKEDDEMEGDQLMFDLDQGFAQGFTQEQVDDMNQQLSQTRSQRVRAAMFPETLEEGIEIPSTQLDPAQPTAVQRLAEPSQMLKHAVVNLINYQDDADLATRAIPELIKLLNDEDQVVVSQAAMMVHQLSKKEASRHAIMNSPQMVAALVRAISNSNDLETTKGAVGTLHNLSHHRQGLLAIFKSGGIPALVKLLSSPVEAVLFYAITTLHNLLLHQDGSKMAVRLAGGLQKMVALLQRNNVKFLAIVTDCLQILAYGNQESKLIILASQGPIELVRIMRSYDYEKLLWTTSRVLKVLSVCSSNKPAIVEAGGMQALAMHLGNPSGRLVQNCLWTLRNLSDAATKQVEGLEALLQSLVQVLASTDVNIVTCAAGILSNLTCNNQRNKMTVCQVGGVDALVRTVVSAGDREEITEPAICALRHLTSRHDDSEMAQNAVRLHYGLPVIVKLLQPPSRWPLVKAVVGLVRNLALCSANYAPLREHGAVHHLVRLLMRAYNDTQRQRSSSGGGANTAYADGVRMEEIVEGAVGALHILAKESHNRQLIRQQNVIPIFVQLLFNEIENIQRVAAGVLCELAVEKEGAEMIEAEGATAPLTELLHSRNEGVATYAAAVLFRMSEDKPHDYKKRLSMELTNSLFRDDHQMWSNDLPIQSDIQDMLGPEQGYEGLYGTRPSFHQQGYDQIPIDSMQGLEIGSGFGMDMDIGEAEGAGAASADLAFPEPPHDNNNVAAWYDTDL; from the exons ATGAGTTATCAAATTCCATCATCGCAAAGTCGCACAA TGTCGCACAGCAGCTATGTTGCTTCTGATGTGCCAATGGCACCAAACAAAGAGCAGCAGACATTGATGTGGCAGCAAAACTCCTATTTAGTGGACTCTGGAATCAACTCTGGAGCTGCTACCCAG GTTCCATCACTAACTGGCAAGGAAGATGATGAGATGGAAGGTGACCAACTTATGTTTGACCTTGATCAGGGTTTTGCTCAGGGATTCACTCAAGAACAAGTTGATG ATATGAATCAACAGCTTTCTCAAACTAGATCTCAAAGAGTCCGTGCGGCTATGTTTCCTGAAACGCTGGAGGAAGGAATTGAAATTCCATCGACACAGCTGGATCCCGCTCAACCAACTGCTGTCCAGCGTTTAGCTGAACCTTCCCAGATGTTAAAGCATGCTGTGGTGAACCTCATCAATTATCAAGATGATGCTGATTTAGCTACCAg AGCTATTCCAGAGTTGATAAAGCTACTGAATGATGAAGATCAAGTAGTAGTATCCCAAGCTGCCATGATGGTGCATCAGCTCTCTAAGAAGGAAGCATCGCGTCACGCCATTATGAACTCGCCACAAATGGTGGCTGCGTTGGTTCGCGCAATTTCCAACAGCAATGATCTAGAAACTACTAAGGGGGCAGTTGGCACCTTACACAATTTATCTCACCATCGTCAAGGTCTGCTTGCCATCTTCAAGAGTGGTGGAATTCCAGCATTAGTGAAACTACTCAGCTCTCCAGTTGAAGCTGTGCTCTTTTATGCTATTACAACACTGCATAACCTATTGTTGCATCAAGACGGTTCAAAGATGGCTGTTCGTCTAGCTGGAGGTCTACAAAAAATGGTGGCATTACTACAAAGGAACAATGTCAAGTTCCTAGCTATTGTGACTGACTGCCTTCAGATTTTGGCCTATGGGAATCAAGAATCGAAATTGATTATTCTAGCATCTCAGGGCCCAATCGAATTAGTTCGCATTATGCGTTCTTACGATTACGAAAAGTTGCTGTGGACAACTTCGAGAGTTCTTAAG GTATTATCGGTATGCTCAAGCAACAAGCCAGCTATAGTGGAAGCTGGTGGCATGCAAGCTCTGGCCATGCATCTAGGCAACCCGAGCGGCCGTCTCGTCCAGAACTGCCTTTGGACTCTGAGGAATCTGTCTGATGCTGCTACCAAA cAGGTGGAAGGCCTGGAGGCATTGCTGCAAAGCCTCGTGCAAGTTCTAGCTTCGACTGATGTCAACATCGTGACCTGTGCTGCTGGAATTCTCTCCAACTTGACTTGCAACAACCAACGCAATAAG ATGACGGTATGCCAGGTGGGCGGCGTGGACGCGCTGGTCCGCACGGTGGTGTCGGCCGGGGACCGCGAGGAGATCACGGAGCCCGCCATCTGTGCGCTGCGACACCTCACCTCCAGGCATGACGACAGTGAGATGGCGCAGAATGCAGTACGCCTGCATTATGGATTGCCG GTGATAGTGAAGCTGCTACAGCCTCCTTCTCGCTGGCCTCTAGTGAAGGCCGTCGTGGGCTTGGTACGCAACCTGGCGCTCTGCTCCGCCAACTACGCTCCGTTGCGGGAACATGGCGCCGTTCATCATCTGGTGCGCCTGCTGATGCGTGCCTACAACGACACCCAGAGA CAACGCAGCTCTTCGGGCGGTGGAGCCAATACTGCTTACGCTGACGGCGTTCGTATGGAGGAGATCGTGGAAGGCGCCGTTGGAGCCTTGCATATTTTAGCCAAAGAAAGCCACAACAGACAACTTATCCGACAGCAGAACGTCATTCCGATATTCGTGCAACTGTTGTTCAATGAGATTGAAAATATTCAG CGCGTTGCCGCCGGCGTGCTCTGTGAATTGGCCGTAGAGAAAGAAGGAGCAGAAATGATCGAAGCCGAAGGGGCAACCGCTCCGCTCACTGAATTGCTGCATTCAAGAAATGAAG GGGTCGCCACGTACGCTGCAGCCGTTCTGTTCCGCATGTCCGAAGACAAGCCCCACGATTACAAGAAGAGACTCTCTATGGAATTGACTAATTCGTTGTTCCGCGACGATCACCAGATGTGGTCCAATGACCTTCCGATACAATCCGATATACAG GACATGCTCGGGCCAGAGCAGGGTTACGAGGGCCTGTATGGGACCAGACCATCCTTTCACCAACAAG GCTACGATCAAATACCGATAGATTCGATGCAGGGGCTTGAGATCGGTAGCGGTTTTGGTATGGACATGGACATTGGCGAGGCGGAAGGCGCGGGCGCGGCGTCAGCTGACCTGGCCTTCCCCGAGCCACCCCACGACAACAACAATGTGGCAGCCTGGTACGACACAGACCTTTAA
- the LOC101744306 gene encoding uncharacterized protein LOC101744306 isoform X5 — translation MICAYFLWYFNNTDRCEARKPRINTCCIKSSLLFYGINKLVSPKMASSLYNISTYSRLNLSESESDIPVFVDEYRKRIKRQLAREEEPPKSSFISFVQKGLSITDLTWLQDNRDRFFKGTENKTLVKLDYLSECGYIFCMEFSPEGDFVIIGHSSGLIQMRHGSTGTVLCTLRNVQFPPKPVYAIEYSMVEERVCYAACMDGAIYRIEIPNVVAPIEEPPLFCIRADPALESFNMQFYGSPGISSYSTPFITQRSPALSLGLTADQTKMAVGYGDSSIKVYDMETQETEQTYKVHKLRLQFIPKKLQRMHFGQVCALRCHKDRPYMFASAAWDKTLRVNLGHKVSSRLRYDVRRC, via the exons ATGATTTGTGCATATTTTTTATGGTATTTCAATAACACCGACCGTTGTGAAGCAAGAAAACCTCGAATAAATACGTGCTGTATAAagtcttcattattattttacggaATCAATAAATTAGTATCACCTAAAATGGCCAGCAGTTTATACAATATATCAACGTACAGCCGTTTAAATTTATCCGAAAGCGAATCTGATATACCCGTTTTCGTAGACGAATATAGAAAACGCATAAAAAGGCAATTGGCACGAGAAGAGGAGCCGCCGAAGTCTTCGTTTATTTCGTTTGTTCAGAAAGGGCTCAGTATAACCGACCTAACGTGGTTACAAGACAATCGAGATAGATTCTTCAAGGGCACGGAAAACAAGACATTGGTGAAACTGGACTATTTATCAGAATGtggttatattttttgtatggagttttCGCCGGAGGGAGATTTCGTGATTATCGGTCATTCGTCTGGATTAATTCAG ATGCGCCACGGTAGTACAGGTACAGTGCTATGTACATTGAGAAATGTGCAGTTTCCGCCCAAGCCAGTGTACGCCATTGAATACAGCATGGTCGAAGAAAGAGTTTGCTACGCTGCTTGTATGGACGGTGCAATTTACAGGATCGAAATACCCAAC GTTGTGGCGCCAATAGAGGAACCTCCACTATTCTGTATTAGAGCCGATCCTGCTCTAGAATCGTTCAACATGCAATTCTATGGAAGTCCTGGGATATCATCTTATTCCACACCATTCATCACCC AGCGATCCCCTGCGCTTTCTCTCGGTCTGACCGCTGATCAAACTAAAATGGCGGTCGGTTACGGAGATAGTTCAATAAAAGTATACGATATGGAGACTCAAgaa ACAGAGCAGACTTACAAAGTCCACAAACTCCGTCTTCAGTTTATACCGAAGAAGTTACAGAGAATGCACTTCGGTCAAGTTTGCGCTTTGAGATGCCACAAGGATAGGCCCTACATGTTCGCGAGTGCTGCCTGGGACAAAACTTTGAGAGTTA ATTTGGGACATAAGGTGTCAAGTCGGCTGCGTTATGACGTTCGAAGGTGTTGA